Proteins encoded by one window of Candidatus Zixiibacteriota bacterium:
- a CDS encoding L,D-transpeptidase encodes MNKKVFLSIFFLVAVVAVGAYWSMTTQYGTKADNERALASADAAVTRPSPTLANPTAKDIQKARKALGKLKPVKYYIVINTHDNKLTYRSEDSVIFVGECSTGSGGELTDSATGRKWMFDTPRGVFKIKGKIKEPWWRKPDWAFIEEGEAVPKNDQERLDPNVMGDYALDFGDGYFIHGTIYERLLGVGVTHGCVRLGSKDLDVLYKKVQIGTPVYIF; translated from the coding sequence ATGAACAAAAAAGTATTTCTCAGCATCTTCTTTCTCGTTGCCGTTGTTGCCGTCGGCGCCTATTGGTCGATGACGACTCAGTATGGCACAAAAGCGGACAATGAGAGAGCATTGGCAAGCGCTGATGCAGCGGTCACCCGGCCCTCGCCGACGCTCGCCAATCCTACCGCAAAAGATATTCAGAAGGCGCGCAAAGCCCTCGGTAAGCTCAAACCAGTCAAATACTATATTGTCATAAACACCCACGACAATAAATTGACTTACCGCTCAGAAGACTCGGTCATTTTTGTGGGCGAGTGCTCGACAGGCTCAGGCGGAGAATTAACAGACAGCGCGACCGGCCGAAAGTGGATGTTCGATACACCGCGCGGGGTGTTCAAAATCAAAGGTAAAATCAAAGAGCCGTGGTGGCGCAAACCGGATTGGGCCTTTATCGAAGAAGGGGAAGCTGTTCCTAAAAATGATCAGGAACGTCTCGACCCGAATGTCATGGGAGATTACGCGCTTGATTTTGGCGATGGCTACTTCATCCACGGCACGATCTATGAACGCCTGCTCGGTGTCGGTGTTACTCATGGCTGTGTCCGGCTCGGATCAAAAGACCTCGATGTCCTCTATAAGAAAGTCCAAATTGGCACGCCCGTTTATATTTTCTAA
- a CDS encoding helix-hairpin-helix domain-containing protein, whose product MNINQFFDFTSGQLRILALLTASAIIMGCYILIKAYSTPTSTAISLPVFLSAEERTLTGVFVLDPNTAPADSLELLPGIGRTLADRVVAYRVENPFEREVEITEVKGIGPKLFESIKPYLKVKR is encoded by the coding sequence ATGAATATCAATCAATTTTTCGATTTCACCTCCGGCCAACTGCGGATTCTTGCCCTCCTGACTGCGTCAGCAATCATAATGGGCTGTTATATTCTCATCAAGGCATATTCCACGCCGACATCGACCGCAATTTCGCTTCCTGTTTTTCTATCCGCCGAAGAGCGCACCTTGACCGGGGTGTTTGTTCTCGACCCCAACACCGCGCCCGCAGACTCGCTCGAGCTTTTGCCCGGCATTGGCCGGACGCTGGCCGATCGGGTTGTTGCCTATCGCGTGGAAAATCCGTTTGAACGCGAAGTGGAAATCACCGAGGTGAAAGGAATCGGGCCAAAATTGTTCGAGTCGATCAAGCCATACCTGAAAGTCAAACGCTGA